The Variovorax sp. PMC12 genome segment GCCTGGTGAGTCACGGCCTGCTGGGCCGCATGCGCCTGCTGGTCGGCGTGGTAGCTCGACCGCACCATCGCGCCCACGGCGGCGTGGCTGAAGCCCATCTTGTAGGCCTCTTCCTCGAACATCTTGAAGGTGTCGGGGTGCACGTAGCGGCGCACCGGCAGGTGCGAGCCCGACGGCGACAGGTACTGGCCGATGGTCAGCATGTCGATGTCGTGCGCGCGCATGTCGCGCATGACCTGCAGGATTTCCTCGTCGGTCTCGCCCAGGCCGACCATGATGCCGCTCTTGGTCGGCACGCCGGGGTGCAGCGCCTTGAACTTCTTCAGCAGGTTCAGGCTGAACTGGTAGTCGCTGCCGGGACGCGCTTCCTTGTAGAGGCGCGGCGCGGTTTCCAGGTTGTGGTTCATCACGTCCGGCGGCGCGGCCTTGAGGATTTCCAGCGCGCGGTCGTCGCGGCCGCGGAAGTCGGGCACCAGGATCTCGATCTGCGTCATCGGCGAGAGCTCGCGGATGTTCCTGATGCAGTCGACGAAGTGCTGGCTGCCGCCGTCGCGCAGGTCGTCGCGGTCGACGCTGGTGATCACCACGTACTTCAGGCGCAGCTTGGCGATGGTCTTGGCGAGGTTGAGCGGCTCGTCCTTGTCGAGCGGGTCGGGGCGGCCGTGGCCCACGTCGCAGAACGGGCAGCGGCGCGTGCACTTGTCGCCCATGATCATGAAGGTGGCCGTGCCGTTGCCGAAGCATTCGCCGATGTTCGGGCACGAGGCTTCTTCGCACACTGTGTGCAGGTTGCTTTCGCGCAGGATCTGCTTGATCTCGTAGAAGCGCGTGGTCGGGCTGCCGGCCTTGACGCGGATCCAGTCGGGCTTCTTGAGCACCTCGCCGCCCTGCACCACCTTGACGGGGATGCGCGAGAGCTTGGCCGCCGCTTTCTGCTTGGCCAGGGGGTTGTAGTTTTCGGCGCTTTGCGCGTCGCGGACGACTTCTGTGGTGCTCATTGGTATGTCAAGGCGCCAGGAAGGCGCGGAGCTTCTGGCTCAGCACCGTGGCGGCTTCTTCCCATGTGGTTTGAATGCCGATTGTAGAAAGGTCGACCGTTTGCAGCCCCGCGTAGCCGCAAGGGTTGATGCGGGAGAAGGGTTCGAGGTCCATTTCGACGTTGAGCGCCACGCCGTGGTAGGTGGCGTGGCGGCTCACCTTGATGCCCAGCGCGGCGATCTTGCCGAGGCCCCGGAACGGGTCGGCGGCGGGCGGCGGGCCGGCCAGGGCTGAACCAGGCAAAGGCGCTGCTTTCAGCATCGCGTGCGAAAACGGGTCGTCCAGGCGCACGTAGATGCCCGGCGCGCCCGGCACGCGGTGGCCGGTCACGCCGAAGTGGGCGAGGGTGCGCAGCACCGATTCCTCGATGCGGTAGACGTATTCCTTCACGAAATAGCCGGCGCGCCGCAGGTCGATCAGCGGATAGGCCACCACCTGGCCGGGGCCGTGGAAGGTGACCTGGCCGCCGCGGTCGGTCTGCACGACGGGAATGGCGCCGGGGTTCAGGAGGTGGTCCTGCCTGCCGGCAATGCCCTGGGTGAACACCGGCGCGTGCTCGCAGATCCACAACGCGTCGGGCGTCTCGGGCGTGCGCTCGAGCGTGAACTGCTTCATGGCCGCGAAAGTGGTCGCGTAGTCGACGCGGCCCATCGGATGCAGCTCGATGGCGGGAACGGTGGCGGCGGTGTCTGTCATGGCGTGGCCTGCCGCGCGGGCAGCTTGCGGGTCTCGCCGATGGCGAGCGTGAAGAAGGCGTCGTCGGCCACGCCCTGGGCCTTGCGGGCTGCGGCGAGGTCCTTGGGCGGCTGGTCGAGCGCTTCGTCGGTGAGCGAGAAGGTGCCCCAGTGCACGCCCAGGCTGCGCCTGGCGTGCAGTTCGCGGTGGATGCGCACGCTTTCGTCGGGGTTGACGTGCTGGTCCTTCATGAACCAGCGGGGCTCGTAGGCGCCGACGGGCAGCAGCGCGAGGTCGAAGCCGCCGCCCTGCGCGTCGGCCTGGCGCGGCGCGAGACGGGCCTGGATGTCGGCGAAATCCTTCGAGTAGCCGGTGTCGCCGGAATAGAACACGTGCAGCTTCGGCGAAAGCAGCGCGAAGCCGCCCCAGAGCGTCTTCATGCGGTCGCCGAGGCCGCGGGCGCTCCAGTGCTGCGCGGGCGTCAGGAAAACCTGCACCGCGTCGCTGTCAGCGCCAGCGGCGATGCCCGCGCCGTTGCGCTGGACGAGTGCCTGCGCGGAAGGCGTGGCCGGCAGCGTGACGCTGTCCCACCAGTCGAGTTCGACCGCGTTCGTGACGCCGCGCTCCGCGAGCCACGGCTTGATGCCCAGCGGCACGACGAACAGCGGCGGGCCGCCGGCCTGCGCATTCAGCGCCTTCACGCTGTCCTCGTCGAGGTGGTCGTAGTGGTTGTGGCTGATCAGCACGAGGTCGATGCGCGGCAGGTCCTTCAGGGCCACGCCGGGCGGCTGGAAGCGCTTCGGTCCCACGAAAGAGACGGGCGAGGCGCGCTCGCCGAACACCGGATCGGTCAGCACGTTGAGGCTGCCGTTCGCGGTCGGCACCTGCACCAGCACGGTGGCGTGGCCGATGAAGGTGGCGGCGGGCCGGGCCTGTGCGCCGGTGTTCGACGCAATGAAGGCGAGGTCTGGCGCGACCACCGGCGGTGGCGCTTCGGGCGCGGGCGGCAGGCCCTTGAACCACGATGGAATCTGCCAGCCCAGCAGCACGTCGGTGAAGAAATTCTTCGGCTTGAACTCGACGTAGTTGTCCTGGAAGCCGTCGGGCCGGTGGTGTCTGCGGCTGGCGTCGTAGTACGGGTTCGGCGGCGTCGAGCAGGCGGCCAGCAGGCCACCCGCGCAGAGCGCCGCCGCGACGTGCCGCAGGCGGGTCAAAGCACGACCTTGACCTGCGGGTGCGACGACAGCGCGCGGTACAGGTCGTCGAGCTGTTCGCGGCTGGTGGCCGTCACGGTGATGGTCACGCCGAGGTAGTTGCCGGCCTTGCTGTCGCGCAGCTCGACGGTGGTGGCGTCGAAGGTGGGGTCGAAGCGCTCGGCGATCTGCGTGACGGCGTGCACGAAGCCGTCGACCTTGGCGCCCATCACCTTGATCGGGAACTGCGAGGGGTACTCGATCAGCGACTCCTTGCGCGGGTCGGGGATCGAGGTGGTTTCGGTGGTGGTCGTGTTGTCGGTCATGCCGGGACTCCGTGCTTCTGTGCGTTGCGTAGCTTGGCCTCCTGGTAGGCCGCGTACAAGCTCTTGTAGATGGGGCCGGGGCGGCCGTTGCCAATAGCCTTGCCGTCGAGCGTGACCACGGGCAGCAGCTCCTTGCTGGCCGAGGAGATCAGCAGCTCGTCGGCGGCGAACACCTCGTCGCGCGAGATGCGGCGCAGCGTGAAAGGAATGCCATGCTCCTCGCACAGGCGCTCCAGCAGGCCGTAGCGGATGCCGGTCAGCACGAGGTTGTCCCTGGGCGGGCCAGCGAGCACGCCGTCCTTCACGATCCACACATTGCTCGACGAGGCTTCGCTGAGCCATTCGCCGCGGAACATGATGGTCTCGGCCGCGCCGGCTTCCACGCTGATCTGCCGCGCGAGCACGGCACCCAGCAGGCTGGTGCTCTTGATGTGGGCCTTCTGCCAGCGGAAGTCTTCCGCCGTCACGCAGGCCACGCCCTTGGCGCGAATGGCCTCGGAGATGGGCGGCAGCGGGTTCACCATCACGAACACGGTGGGGCGAATGCCGCGCACCATGGCGTGGTCGCGCGGCGCCACGCCGCGTGTCAGCTGAAAGTAAACGGACTGTGGCGCTTCGCCGCCGGGGGCGACCAGGCGCATCACGATCTCGCGCCACTGCGCGAGCGAGAGCGGGTTCTCGATCTGCAGCTCGGCGAGCGAGCGGTCGAGCCGGGCCATGTGCTCCTCGAAACAGAAAGGCTGGCCGAAGTAGACGGGGACGTATTCGTAGATGCCGTCGCCGAAAATGAAGCCGCGGTCCAGGACGCTGATCTTCGCGTCGCGCAGCGCGGTGTACTCGCCATCGAGGTAACAAAGCGTGGCGGGCAGGGCGTCGGTGATAGGGTGCATGCAGGAATTATGGTTGCGTGCGCCGGGTCGGGCTCGCGTCTGGGAATGCAGGAGCGATTTGCATGCGCGACACGTGGGGTGGCGGGATGGGTTGGGTTTTTACTTATAATCAATGGCTTTGTAGAAATTCTGGGTCGTCATCCGGGCTTCATTCAAAATGAAAACAATCGCCCGACAAGACTCGGAGGTCGCTGAAGACCTCGACGCAGAATTCAAGCCGTTGACCGCCGAGGAGGCGCGTGAACTGCGTGCAAAGAACCCTTCGATCTCCCCCTGGCGGGTGGTCGCGGGGCAGTTGGTTGTCGGTCTGCTGGTGGCTCTGGCCATCTGGGGGCTGACGGGGAGGCAAAATCTGGGTTGGTCCGCCGCTTACGGTGCGATCGCGGTGGTCATTCCATCGGCGGTGTTCGCACGGGGGCTGACCGGTCGGTTTTCTTCCCTGAATCCGGGCACCGCGGTGTTCGGGTTCTTCCTGT includes the following:
- the lipA gene encoding lipoyl synthase; the encoded protein is MSTTEVVRDAQSAENYNPLAKQKAAAKLSRIPVKVVQGGEVLKKPDWIRVKAGSPTTRFYEIKQILRESNLHTVCEEASCPNIGECFGNGTATFMIMGDKCTRRCPFCDVGHGRPDPLDKDEPLNLAKTIAKLRLKYVVITSVDRDDLRDGGSQHFVDCIRNIRELSPMTQIEILVPDFRGRDDRALEILKAAPPDVMNHNLETAPRLYKEARPGSDYQFSLNLLKKFKALHPGVPTKSGIMVGLGETDEEILQVMRDMRAHDIDMLTIGQYLSPSGSHLPVRRYVHPDTFKMFEEEAYKMGFSHAAVGAMVRSSYHADQQAHAAQQAVTHQA
- the lipB gene encoding lipoyl(octanoyl) transferase LipB, translating into MTDTAATVPAIELHPMGRVDYATTFAAMKQFTLERTPETPDALWICEHAPVFTQGIAGRQDHLLNPGAIPVVQTDRGGQVTFHGPGQVVAYPLIDLRRAGYFVKEYVYRIEESVLRTLAHFGVTGHRVPGAPGIYVRLDDPFSHAMLKAAPLPGSALAGPPPAADPFRGLGKIAALGIKVSRHATYHGVALNVEMDLEPFSRINPCGYAGLQTVDLSTIGIQTTWEEAATVLSQKLRAFLAP
- a CDS encoding MBL fold metallo-hydrolase, yielding MTRLRHVAAALCAGGLLAACSTPPNPYYDASRRHHRPDGFQDNYVEFKPKNFFTDVLLGWQIPSWFKGLPPAPEAPPPVVAPDLAFIASNTGAQARPAATFIGHATVLVQVPTANGSLNVLTDPVFGERASPVSFVGPKRFQPPGVALKDLPRIDLVLISHNHYDHLDEDSVKALNAQAGGPPLFVVPLGIKPWLAERGVTNAVELDWWDSVTLPATPSAQALVQRNGAGIAAGADSDAVQVFLTPAQHWSARGLGDRMKTLWGGFALLSPKLHVFYSGDTGYSKDFADIQARLAPRQADAQGGGFDLALLPVGAYEPRWFMKDQHVNPDESVRIHRELHARRSLGVHWGTFSLTDEALDQPPKDLAAARKAQGVADDAFFTLAIGETRKLPARQATP
- a CDS encoding YbeD family protein — encoded protein: MTDNTTTTETTSIPDPRKESLIEYPSQFPIKVMGAKVDGFVHAVTQIAERFDPTFDATTVELRDSKAGNYLGVTITVTATSREQLDDLYRALSSHPQVKVVL
- a CDS encoding D-amino acid aminotransferase, whose translation is MHPITDALPATLCYLDGEYTALRDAKISVLDRGFIFGDGIYEYVPVYFGQPFCFEEHMARLDRSLAELQIENPLSLAQWREIVMRLVAPGGEAPQSVYFQLTRGVAPRDHAMVRGIRPTVFVMVNPLPPISEAIRAKGVACVTAEDFRWQKAHIKSTSLLGAVLARQISVEAGAAETIMFRGEWLSEASSSNVWIVKDGVLAGPPRDNLVLTGIRYGLLERLCEEHGIPFTLRRISRDEVFAADELLISSASKELLPVVTLDGKAIGNGRPGPIYKSLYAAYQEAKLRNAQKHGVPA
- a CDS encoding ATP synthase subunit I, which translates into the protein MKTIARQDSEVAEDLDAEFKPLTAEEARELRAKNPSISPWRVVAGQLVVGLLVALAIWGLTGRQNLGWSAAYGAIAVVIPSAVFARGLTGRFSSLNPGTAVFGFFLWEMVKMALSVAMLIAAPRLITALSWPAMLVGLVVTMKAAWLAVMFSPRRRKQRDE